From the Syngnathus typhle isolate RoL2023-S1 ecotype Sweden linkage group LG22, RoL_Styp_1.0, whole genome shotgun sequence genome, the window CTGACCTAAATTATTTGACTCATGGggacgagaaaaaaaacatgtctgtATCTTTAGGAAGCCATTGAGACGTTCAAAGAGGCGCTGAAGCTCAAGTCTGACTTCATAGACGCTTACAAGAGCCTAGGACAAGCCTACAGGTAGGCTAACTTCctgttgtccttttttttttttcttttccccttctctaTCTTCTCTCCCTCCTTTCATTGTGCTCTTCCGTCGTCGCAGAGAGCTGGGCGACTTTGAGGCGGCAATGGAAAGCTTCCAGAAAGCCCTCATGCTGAACCAGAACCACATCCAATCCCTGCAGCTCCGAGGCATGATGCTCTACCACCACGGCTCCCTACAGGAGGCCATCGGCAACTTTAAGGTGGACCCAAGTCCACGCCTTTCCGATTCGGAGTGGCCACAAATTGAacaatgtgggtttttttttttttttgccttcagaGGTGTCTGCAGCTGGAGCCGTACAATGAGGTGTGCCAATACATGAAGGGCCTGAGTCACGTGGCCATGGGGCAGTTCTACGAGGGTATCAAAGCGCAGACCAAAGTCATGCTCAACGACCCACTGCTGGGACAAAAGGCCAGCTCCGAATACCTCAAAGTCAAATACCTCCGAGGTGGGGGCCGTCCGGCGATCCGGATCATTTTCAATCACGCTGAtgtgatattttattttctttcccaCCAACTAGAATACTCTCGCTACCTGCACTCCCACCTGGATGTCCCTGTCGCCGAATACAACGTGGACCAGGACTTGCCGGGCAATTTTAAGAACCACTGGGCCAAGAATTTGCCCTTTCTCATAGAAGACTACGAGGAGCAGCCCGGCCTACAGCCGCATATCAAGTACAAATTTGCTTCCAGACTCCAAATGTCGCAAAATAAAACGGCAAGAACGTAATTGGGTCATTTCCCTCCTTTTCCAGGGATGTGCTGCCTCAGAACTTTGAGTCCTACAGCAGCGAAGTCCAGAAGCTGATTTGCACGGCCGATCATCTTGGAGCGATGATGCAGTACGACACGCCGGGCTTCTTGCCCAACAAGAGGATACACAGAGGTGCCTGGAATGACCTCCTGACCTCTTagtcataataataatgctcTTTGCCGTGTGCAGCCATGGGCCTGGCTACCTTAGAAGTGATGCAAGCCATGCAGCGCACGTGGAGCAACGCCAAAGTGCGCGTCAACGGCAAGACCAGGCAGATGCAGTGGAGGGACATGTTTGACATCGCCGTCAAGTGGCGGAGGTAGGAAGTCGAAAGAAGGTTGCCGGGATTGCAATTCAATCCTCGGGCATGAATTCACCCACGACGTTTTTCACGAGCTCTCGGCCCGACTTGTTCCCCATGTGTGAAGGATTGCTGATCCCGACCAACCAGTTATGTGGTTAGACCAGATGCCTGCCAGGAGTCTCAGTCGAGGCTTCAATAATCACATCAACCTTATCAGGTGATTGCAAGACTTATTAAACAGGCCTTCTGTGAACTGTTTTCTCAAATGTCTACACCCcccttctctctcttctctcagGGGCCAGATTATCAACATTCGATACCTGGCCTACTTTGACAACATCCTGGACTTCATCAAAGACAGAATACTGGTCTACCACGGGTGCGCATACGCATGTCAAATTGAGAAAGGGAACTAAACCAAATCAATACATTTCCAATTTCCCAGGGCGTACAACCCCAAAGGGTTGGTGGAGGTTCGCCAAGCCCTGGAGAATGTCCATAAAGTGGAGGATCTTCTTCCTATCATGAAGGTAAAGATACAATGAGGGCAAGCGGAACTCCCGCAATGTGCTCGTCTTGCATTTGCAGCTCACGTTTGTTTCCTGAAGCAGTTTAACAGTAAAACCAGAGACGGCTTCACGGTGAACTCCAAAGTGCCCAGCATGAAAGATCCGGGCAAAGAGTACGACGGCTTCACCATCACCATCACGGGAGACAGGTGAGCGTGCgggattcttttattttatttatttgtttttttaagtcagcagtcaaatcaaattatttttttgccgTCTTCCAGGGTGGGCAACATGCTGTTCTCGGTGGAGACGCAGACCACGGAGGAGCGCACGCAGCAGTATCAGTCGGAGATCGAGTCCATCTACAGGGAGCTGACCACCAAAGGGAAGGTCTTCGTGCTCTCCACTGAGTTTGCGGTAATGTCAAAGCGCCATATAGTTAATCAATGATGTTTTTTTATCGTTGTAACTCCACCTGACCGAGGCAACCTTTGCTCTTTGCAGGACGCCGACGCCGTGTGCAACCTCATTTTGTCTCTGGCCTATTACTTTTGCAACCTGATGCCACTTTCCAGAGGCTCCAGGTAATCATTACAcatccggtttaaaaaaaaaaaaaaaaaaaaaaaaatctcaggttGAACGCCAAGATCAAACGGCTCACATAGTCCACAGAGATTGTTTGACACATTTTGTCCATGTTGTGATTGATTGAGACATTTATGGTGTGTATGGTCAGTGTGGTGGCCTACTCTGTCATGATGGGGGCAGTGATGGCCAGTGGGAATGAGGTCAGTGGGCGGATCCCGAAAGGAAAGGTAACAGACGCATTTAAGCCTAACTCAAGTTAAGTTCACGTATTCAACCATGTATTTTGAATGAAACTCAAATGAGGTTGCGGGTATTTTGTTGTCAGCTGGTGGACTTTGAGGCCATGACGACGCCCAGTCCGGAGACTTTCAGTAAAACGGCAAAGAGCTGGATGCATTTCAAAAGGTGAGATGagcaaaatgttcattttgatcagaagcatcatcatcatcatatactttttttttttttagtttaccaTCTTGGTACCAGAGTCTGCCCTCTGTGGCCGAGACCTTCCCATCCATCAGAACCATGATCGAAGTCCTCAACGCAGACTCGTCGTCGCAATGCTCAAAGAAGTCCTAGCACGAAATGCGCAAGAGATAAGTCAGGACAAGTTGGAAATTAGCGGAACAAATGGAAAAGCACAACATTCAGTCTCAAAAGGTGGCACAGCTCCGTTTTTATGCTTTATTATCATTTGGCTCTTAATTGCAAGAGGCAGAGACTAATTGTCGACGTGCAAAAGAGAAAGCACAACATTTTGGTCACACTCGCACAAATGCACAGTTGACCTGcgcggaagaaaaaaaaaagcacaacagtAGACAAAACTTAAACGAAGAGATGTTTACGCGGATTCTTTGTGAGCACATGGTTCTGGAAGGCTTTTTCATCAACTTTGGTATTCTAAATTAATTTAAGAAAAAATCAGATCAAACAAAAAGTTCCTTAGGATTTGTGATGACCCTTTAAGAGTGCAGGGGATTTGGAGTAATAAGCCAATAAAGTGGTTGACccgtgttgttttctttgctaTCTTTTTTTCCAATTATTTATATCgcaaacacaaatgtatttttttttttattatgtaacAAAA encodes:
- the ttc13 gene encoding tetratricopeptide repeat protein 13 isoform X2, whose translation is MDPAGRVVLFLWLLCGYLCRIALGTEFSTLTLFNSELHKQGCSSLSDWEEYATDCESSILQLDDPNCDEGSNQPCESVFSLNAEKILNQAKQFIEQKRIPYLVKNVNTNEELAIGYVLIGNGLYDEAIKHFSLLLQSDPELVSAIYGRGIAYGKKSHPDIKNADLALYELTRVITLEPNWPEVYEQRAEILFPLGRISEALADLTKAIQLQPSARLYRHRGTLLFISEDYVSASEDFQQSLELQKNQPMAMLYKGLTFFHRGMLKEAIETFKEALKLKSDFIDAYKSLGQAYRELGDFEAAMESFQKALMLNQNHIQSLQLRGMMLYHHGSLQEAIGNFKRCLQLEPYNEVCQYMKGLSHVAMGQFYEGIKAQTKVMLNDPLLGQKASSEYLKVKYLREYSRYLHSHLDVPVAEYNVDQDLPGNFKNHWAKNLPFLIEDYEEQPGLQPHIKDVLPQNFESYSSEVQKLICTADHLGAMMQYDTPGFLPNKRIHRAMGLATLEVMQAMQRTWSNAKVRVNGKTRQMQWRDMFDIAVKWRRIADPDQPVMWLDQMPARSLSRGFNNHINLIRGQIINIRYLAYFDNILDFIKDRILVYHGAYNPKGLVEVRQALENVHKVEDLLPIMKFNSKTRDGFTVNSKVPSMKDPGKEYDGFTITITGDRVGNMLFSVETQTTEERTQQYQSEIESIYRELTTKGKVFVLSTEFADADAVCNLILSLAYYFCNLMPLSRGSSVVAYSVMMGAVMASGNEVSGRIPKGKLVDFEAMTTPSPETFSKTAKSWMHFKSLPSWYQSLPSVAETFPSIRTMIEVLNADSSSQCSKKS
- the ttc13 gene encoding tetratricopeptide repeat protein 13 isoform X1 — translated: MDPAGRVVLFLWLLCGYLCRIALGTEFSTLTLFNSELHKQGCSSLSDWEEYATDCESSILQLDDPNCDEGSNQPCESVFSLNAEKILNQAKQFIEQKRIPYLVKNVNTNEELAIGYVLIGNGLYDEAIKHFSLLLQSDPELVSAIYGRGIAYGKKSHPDIKNADLALYELTRVITLEPNWPEVYEQRAEILFPLGRISEALADLTKAIQLQPSARLYRHRGTLLFISEDYVSASEDFQQSLELQKNQPMAMLYKGLTFFHRGMLKEAIETFKEALKLKSDFIDAYKSLGQAYRELGDFEAAMESFQKALMLNQNHIQSLQLRGMMLYHHGSLQEAIGNFKRCLQLEPYNEVCQYMKGLSHVAMGQFYEGIKAQTKVMLNDPLLGQKASSEYLKVKYLREYSRYLHSHLDVPVAEYNVDQDLPGNFKNHWAKNLPFLIEDYEEQPGLQPHIKDVLPQNFESYSSEVQKLICTADHLGAMMQYDTPGFLPNKRIHRAMGLATLEVMQAMQRTWSNAKVRVNGKTRQMQWRDMFDIAVKWRRIADPDQPVMWLDQMPARSLSRGFNNHINLIRGQIINIRYLAYFDNILDFIKDRILVYHGAYNPKGLVEVRQALENVHKVEDLLPIMKQFNSKTRDGFTVNSKVPSMKDPGKEYDGFTITITGDRVGNMLFSVETQTTEERTQQYQSEIESIYRELTTKGKVFVLSTEFADADAVCNLILSLAYYFCNLMPLSRGSSVVAYSVMMGAVMASGNEVSGRIPKGKLVDFEAMTTPSPETFSKTAKSWMHFKSLPSWYQSLPSVAETFPSIRTMIEVLNADSSSQCSKKS